The stretch of DNA CCGCTTTGCTCAGCCCCAAAACTGTGCAAAATGGACCGCCCCATGACTGATGCCATTCCCAACGTCCTCGCTGAACGCTACGCCACGCCCGCCATGCGCGCCATCTGGTCCGGTGAAGGCAAGGTCAAGCTCGAGCGCGAACTGTGGATCGCCGTCATGAAAGCCCAGCGCGACCTCGGCATCCCCGTCCCCGCCGGCACCATCGAAGATTACGAGCGCGTCAAGGATCAGGTCGACCTCGACTCCATCATGCGCCGCGAACGCATCACCCGGCACGACGTCAAAGCCCGCATTGAAGAATTCTGCGACCTCGCCGGCCACGAACACATCCACAAAGGCATGACCAGCCGCGATCTCACCGAGAACGTCGAACAGCTGCAAACCTTCCGCGCCCTCGAACTCGTCCGCACCAAAGCCGTCGCCGCCCTCATCAAACTTTCCTCCCGCGCCAGTCAGTTCCGCGACATCCCCCTTACCGCCCGCACCCACAACGTCGCCGCCCAGGTCACCACCTTCGGTAAACGCCTCGCCATGTTCGGCGAAGAATTTCTCGGCGGCCTTAACGCCCTCGAGTCCGTCATCCAATCCTACCCAGCCCGTGGCCTCAAAGGAGCCGTCGGCACCCGACTCGACCAGATCAGCCTCTTCGAAGGCGATGCCGCCAAAGCCGGTGAACTCGACGAAAAAGTCGTCGCCTACCTCGGCCTCCCCCTCGCCTTCGACGCCGTCGGTCAGGTCTACCCACGCAGTCTCGACTTCCGCGTCGTCGCCGCCCTCACCGACCTCGCCTCCGGCCCCGGCAGCTTCGCCAAAACCCTCCGCCTCATGGCTGGACACGAACTTGCCTCCGAAGGTTTCGCCAAAGGCCAGGTCGGCTCCTCCGCCATGCCGCACAAGATGAACAGCCGCTCCTGCGAACGCATC from Phragmitibacter flavus encodes:
- the purB gene encoding adenylosuccinate lyase, translating into MTDAIPNVLAERYATPAMRAIWSGEGKVKLERELWIAVMKAQRDLGIPVPAGTIEDYERVKDQVDLDSIMRRERITRHDVKARIEEFCDLAGHEHIHKGMTSRDLTENVEQLQTFRALELVRTKAVAALIKLSSRASQFRDIPLTARTHNVAAQVTTFGKRLAMFGEEFLGGLNALESVIQSYPARGLKGAVGTRLDQISLFEGDAAKAGELDEKVVAYLGLPLAFDAVGQVYPRSLDFRVVAALTDLASGPGSFAKTLRLMAGHELASEGFAKGQVGSSAMPHKMNSRSCERINGFHAILKGHLAMASALAGDQWNEGDVSCSVVRRVMLPDAFLAIDGLLETFLTVLNQMEVFEAVVLSELERYLPFLLTTTVLMQAVKNGAGREAAHEAIKEHAVATIGDLRKGTISLNNLFERLAADPRLGLTSEQFTLISEQGRANTGAAAAQVDTFAKKVQTLAQKHPTAATYQPGDIL